From a region of the Zingiber officinale cultivar Zhangliang chromosome 10B, Zo_v1.1, whole genome shotgun sequence genome:
- the LOC122029495 gene encoding WD40 repeat-containing protein HOS15-like translates to MVERSPAKDSMTTSTITSTELNFLVFRYLQESGLTHAAFALGYEAGINKSPIDGNEVPPGALITIVQKGLQYIELEANLDSIDEDSEDDFSFLQPLDLITKDVDELQQMIKARKQAKNQKEIDRTKDNALAQEQEQQFEGERVREKQEKVGDQERDKDKMDVDNEQEPEKERDEKEKEKEKQHSESKDKVKHEEHEVSKGPELMDITPSSQSVAVEISRSEVTILEGHNSEVFACAWSPAGSLLASGSGDSTARIWKVPDGPCSKDVQVLPPNVHVLKHFKGRTNEKSKDVTTLDWNGDGTLLATGSYDGQARIWSPDGELRNTLVKHKGPIFSLKWNKKGDFLLSGSVDKTAIVWDTKTWECKQQFEYHSAPTLDVDWRNNNTFATCSTDTMIYVCKIGETYPFKAFSGHKAEVNAIKWDPTGSLLASCSDDGTAKIWSLKQDKCLHDFKDHSKEIYTIRWKPTGVGTSTSNQQLIIASASFDSTIKLWDAEYGRLLCSMNGHKGPVYSVAFSPNGEYLASGSLDQSLHIWSVKEGRILKTYRGRGGIFEVCWNREGEKIAACFANSIICVMDFRM, encoded by the exons ATGGTCGAGCGATCCCCGGCGAAGGATTCTATGACGACTTCGACGATCACCTCCACGGAGCTCAATTTCCTCGTATTCCGCTACCTTCAGGAATCAG GTTTGACCCATGCAGCATTTGCTTTGGGATATGAGGCTGGGATTAACAAAAGTCCCATTGATGGAAATGAAGTTCCACCAGGTGCTCTTATTACTATTGTCCAAAAAGGTTTGCAATATATAGAGCTGGAAGCTAACTTAGATAGT ATTGATGAAGATTCGGAAGATGACTTTTCCTTTTTGCAGCCTTTGGATCTCATCACAAAAGATGTTGATGAACTACAACAAATGATAAAAGCTAGAAAGCAAGCGAAGAATCAGAAGGAAATTGATAGAACAAAAGATAATGCACTTGCTCAAGAACAAGAACAACAATTTGAAGGGGAGAGAGTGAGAGAAAAGCAAGAGAAAGTTGGAGATCAAGAAAGGGATAAAGATAAGATGGACGTGGACAATGAACAAGAGCCagagaaggagagggatgaaaaggaaaaggaaaaggaaaaacaacatTCCGAATCCAAAGATAAGGTTAAGCATGAGGAGCATGAAGTTTCTAAAG GGCCTGAACTAATGGATATCACACCTAGCTCTCAGTCTGTGGCTGTTGAGATCTCACGTTCTGAAGTAACCATTTTGGAAGGGCATAATTCAGAG GTATTTGCTTGTGCATGGAGTCCGGCAGGCTCTCTTCTAGCATCTGG GTCTGGAGATTCAACTGCAAGAATTTGGAAAGTTCCTGATGGTCCATGCAGTAAAGATGTGCAAGTTTTACCACCAAATGTTCATGTCCTGAAACATTTCAAGGGTAGAACTAATGAGAAGAGCAAGGATGTCACTACCCTTGACTGGAat GGTGATGGTACTTTACTTGCTACTGGTTCTTATGATGGACAAGCAAGAATATGGAGCCCGGATG GAGAACTAAGGAATACATTAGTGAAACATAAAGGGCCCATTTTCTCACTAAAATGGAACAAGAAAGGTGATTTCCTTCTCAGTGGTAGCGTTGATAAAACTGCTATTGTCTGGGATACAAAGACTTGGGAATGTAAACAACAATTTGAATATCATTCAG CACCAACTCTTGATGTTGATTGGAGAAATAATAACACCTTTGCTACATGCTCTACGGATACAATGATCTATGTTTGCAAGATTGGTGAGACTTACCCGTTCAAGGCTTTCTCTGGACACAAG GCTGAAGTTAATGCTATTAAATGGGATCCAACTGGTTCACTATTGGCTTCATGTTCAGATGATGGGACTGCAAAG ATATGGAGTCTGAAGCAAGACAAGTGTTTGCACGATTTCAAGGACCATAGCAAG GAGATATACACAATCAGATGGAAACCAACTGGTGTGGGTACAAGTACCTCGAATCAACAATTGATTATTGcaag TGCATCTTTCGATTCGACGATTAAATTGTGGGATGCAGAATACGGACGCCTCCTTTGCAGCATGAATGGCCACAA GGGACCTGTATATTCCGTCGCTTTCAGTCCCAATGGTGAATACTTAGCAAGTGGATCCCTAGATCAATCTCTACACATATGGTCTGTAAAAGAAGGGAGGATTCTGAAGACGTATAGGGGACGTGGTGGCATATTCGAAGTGTGTTGGAACAGGGAAGGCGAGAAGATCGCAGCGTGTTTCGCTAACAGCATCATTTGTGTTATGGACTTCAGGATGTGA
- the LOC122030004 gene encoding cytochrome P450 81Q32-like encodes MAADSLTFVRFLLPALLLLVLLLLTLLFLRRQRQNHRRLPPSPPSFPLLGHLHLLKPPIHRSLAAISSAQGPVLLLRFGYRPVLLVSSPTAAEECFTVHDVAFANRPRILAGKILGYNFTSVAWAPYGPLWRDLRRIISVHLLSSGSLRASSDARTGEIRTLVRTLFLQHGGDGAPRRLDMKSTLFDLAVGIIERLVAPLGGDAPNQRRIVREIVTEGFRESAATANAGDYMPAFMRALAWRRSERRLMRLQKKKDGFWGSLIEQHRERQRTQEEDGGGEGSKTVMSIMLSLQNSDPEHYTDDLIKGLIMAMFSAGTDTSSVTIEWAMSLLLSHPHVLEKAATELDAKVGHSRLVSEDDLPNLPYLNCIINETQRLYPAGPLLVPHESSQDCTVAGFDVPAGTMLLVNAWAIHRDAAVWDEPEKFKPERFMEGGAAAATEGYKFLPFGMGRRRCPGEGLAMRVVGLTLATFIQCFEWQKVSPEEELDMAEGPGLTMPKAKPLEAMYKPRRSMVPLLSQL; translated from the exons ATGGCTGCGGATAGTTTGACCTTTGTCCGTTTTCTCCTCCCTGCTCTGCTTCTCCTCGTCCTCCTCCTTCTCACTCTGCTCTTCCTCCGCCGTCAGCGACAAAACCACCGCCGTCTACCGCCCAGTCCCCCTTCCTTTCCCTTGTTAGGTCACCTCCACCTCCTCAAACCGCCGATCCACCGCTCCCTCGCCGCTATTTCTTCCGCTCAAGGTCCCGTCCTCCTCCTCCGCTTCGGCTACCGCCCCGTACTCCTCGTCTCCTCTCCGACCGCCGCCGAAGAGTGCTtcaccgtccacgacgtcgccttCGCCAACCGCCCCCGCATCCTCGCCGGCAAGATCCTCGGCTATAACTTCACCTCCGTCGCCTGGGCCCCCTACGGCCCCCTCTGGCGCGACCTTCGTCGCATCATCTCCGTTCACTTGCTCTCTTCCGGCAGCCTCCGCGCCTCCTCCGACGCCCGCACCGGTGAGATCCGCACCCTCGTACGGACCCTATTTCTCCAGCACGGCGGCGACGGCGCGCCGCGGAGGCTGGACATGAAATCGACTCTGTTCGACCTCGCCGTCGGCATCATCGAGCGGCTGGTGGCTCCGCTCGGTGGGGACGCACCCAACCAGAGGCGGATAGTGAGGGAGATAGTGACCGAGGGATTTCGGGAGAGCGCTGCGACGGCGAACGCAGGGGACTACATGCCGGCGTTTATGAGAGCTTTAGCGTGGCGGAGATCGGAGAGGAGGCTGATGAGACTtcagaagaagaaggatgggtttTGGGGTTCTCTCATAGAACAACACCGGGAGAGACAGCGGACCCAGGAGGAGGATGGCGGCGGCGAAGGAAGCAAGACGGTGATGAGCATCATGCTGTCGCTGCAGAACAGCGATCCAGAACACTACACCGACGATCTCATCAAAGGCCTAATCATG GCAATGTTTTCAGCCGGAACAGATACCTCCTCCGTCACGATCGAATGGGCGATGAGCCTGCTGCTAAGCCATCCTCACGTCCTGGAGAAGGCCGCCACAGAGCTCGACGCCAAGGTCGGTCATTCGCGGCTAGTTTCTGAAGACGACCTCCCCAACCTCCCCTACTTGAACTGCATCATCAACGAAACCCAGCGCCTGTACCCCGCCGGCCCCCTCCTCGTGCCCCACGAATCCTCCCAAGACTGCACCGTTGCTGGCTTCGACGTCCCGGCCGGCACCATGCTGCTCGTCAACGCGTGGGCCATCCACAGGGACGCTGCGGTCTGGGACGAGCCGGAAAAGTTCAAGCCGGAGAGGTTCATGGAAGGTGGTGCGGCGGCGGCGACTGAAGGATACAAGTTCTTGCCGTTTGGGATGGGGCGGCGGCGGTGTCCAGGCGAGGGACTGGCTATGCGTGTGGTGGGGTTGACGCTGGCGACCTTCATCCAGTGCTTCGAGTGGCAGAAGGTGTCGCCGGAGGAGGAGCTAGACATGGCGGAAGGGCCGGGGCTCACCATGCCCAAGGCCAAGCCGCTGGAGGCCATGTACAAGCCACGCCGGAGCATGGTGCCCCTTCTGTCGCAGTTGTAA